Proteins from a genomic interval of Enterococcus faecium:
- a CDS encoding Cof-type HAD-IIB family hydrolase, protein MRRKLFAFDIDGTLLDSNKQALDSTREALEKLRKAGHLVTIATGRSRFHAQEIIRDLDFTNYILCNGAAGFLDHEQVYKNLLDRDQLDAFVQEAHHEQIDTAFVSLDNIKRSSSNDVTVMEEAMHSFGAVLPELDQFFAEEQEIYQALAFFDQTYDGKFSSYDKIRFVRWHENSVDVVPKNGSKAATILHLAEQVGIPHEDIISFGDGQNDREMLRMSGIGIAMGNAVPEVQAEAKMVTDTNDQDGIWKALKELSVI, encoded by the coding sequence ATGAGACGCAAATTATTTGCTTTTGATATTGATGGAACGTTGTTAGATTCAAACAAACAAGCTTTAGATAGCACGAGAGAAGCATTGGAAAAATTACGCAAAGCCGGTCATCTGGTCACGATTGCTACAGGGCGGAGCCGATTTCATGCGCAAGAGATCATTCGCGATCTTGATTTTACGAACTACATTTTATGTAATGGAGCGGCCGGTTTTTTAGACCATGAACAAGTATATAAGAATTTACTAGATCGCGACCAGTTGGATGCGTTCGTTCAAGAAGCGCATCATGAGCAGATCGATACAGCTTTTGTCAGCTTAGACAATATCAAGCGTTCTTCTTCCAATGATGTAACGGTGATGGAAGAAGCGATGCATTCTTTCGGTGCTGTCTTGCCTGAATTAGATCAGTTTTTTGCAGAGGAACAAGAAATATACCAAGCGTTAGCATTTTTCGATCAAACATATGATGGGAAGTTCTCTTCATATGATAAAATTCGATTTGTCCGCTGGCATGAGAACAGTGTAGATGTCGTACCTAAAAATGGTTCTAAAGCAGCGACAATTCTGCACTTAGCAGAACAAGTAGGCATCCCTCATGAAGACATCATCAGCTTTGGCGATGGACAAAACGACCGTGAAATGTTGCGCATGTCAGGAATTGGGATAGCTATGGGGAATGCTGTGCCAGAAGTACAAGCAGAAGCTAAGATGGTCACTGATACAAACGATCAGGATGGAATTTGGAAGGCATTGAAAGAGTTAAGCGTGATTTAA
- a CDS encoding TIGR00282 family metallophosphoesterase — MRVLFIGDVVGSMGREMITEYLPRLKKKYRPQVTIVNGENAASGRGITEKIYKKFLQDGVDVVTMGNHTWDNRGIFEFVNEAKKMVRPANFPEGTPGQGMVFVKVNQVELAVINMQARSFMVDLDDPFRKMNELVEEARKRTPIIFVDFHGETTSEKQAMGWFLDGKVSAVVGTHTHVQTNDARILPRGTAYLTDVGMTGPYDGILGMRREPVIEKFLTALPKRFEVVEQGRSILSGCILELDDTTGHAKEIQLIQINDDRPFME; from the coding sequence GTGCGGGTATTGTTTATTGGTGATGTAGTAGGTTCAATGGGACGAGAGATGATTACTGAATATCTTCCTAGATTGAAGAAGAAGTACCGTCCGCAAGTAACGATTGTAAATGGTGAGAATGCCGCTTCTGGACGTGGAATCACAGAAAAAATCTATAAAAAATTTTTGCAAGACGGCGTAGATGTCGTGACGATGGGGAATCATACGTGGGACAACCGCGGAATCTTTGAGTTTGTAAATGAAGCTAAAAAGATGGTTCGTCCGGCAAATTTTCCGGAAGGGACGCCTGGACAAGGGATGGTCTTTGTCAAAGTGAACCAAGTCGAACTGGCAGTGATCAACATGCAGGCTCGTTCTTTTATGGTGGACTTGGATGATCCTTTTCGTAAAATGAATGAGCTGGTAGAAGAAGCCAGAAAACGTACGCCGATCATTTTTGTAGATTTTCATGGAGAAACAACAAGTGAAAAACAAGCAATGGGCTGGTTTTTAGATGGGAAAGTTTCAGCAGTGGTCGGTACACATACACACGTTCAGACAAATGATGCGCGAATTTTGCCAAGAGGAACAGCGTATCTGACAGACGTTGGGATGACAGGTCCCTATGATGGTATTTTGGGTATGCGCAGAGAACCTGTAATCGAAAAGTTTCTGACCGCATTACCAAAACGTTTTGAAGTTGTGGAACAAGGCCGATCGATTTTAAGCGGCTGTATCTTGGAATTGGATGATACGACAGGTCATGCAAAAGAAATCCAGCTGATTCAGATCAACGATGATCGACCGTTCATGGAGTAG
- the mutS gene encoding DNA mismatch repair protein MutS — translation MPQKTKNTPMMEQYLSIKAQYQDAFLFYRLGDFYELFYEDAIKASQLLELTLTSRNRNAEEPIPMCGVPHHAAQGYIDALIEKGYKVAICEQVEDPKTTKGMVKREVIQLVTPGTVMDSKGLSAKDNNFLTAVVSQGNEFGFAYADLSTGELKTARLHDEEAVLNEASALQTKELVLGSEITDTLREQLSGRLGLVFSQQNEMEENAEFSFLTSELVDPLKKEATGKLLTYLSVTQKRSLAHIQKAVEYQPDHFLKMDYYSKFNLELSQSIRTGKKHGTLLWLLDETKTAMGGRLLKQWLDRPLIQAKQIKARQEMVASLLDSYFERIDLQSALTKVYDLERLAGRVAFGNVNGRDLIQLKNSLEQVPMIRGLIEGIDQGQWQSLLSEMQPMDHLVQLIDQAIQDDPPLQITEGNIIKDGFNEQLDMYRSAMRNGKKWLAELEAKERQETGIKNLKIGFNRVFGYYIEITKANLGNAELEKYERKQTLANAERFITPELKELETQILEAEEKSVDLEYQLFLAVREEVKKAIQPLQVLAKAISAVDVLQSFATISERYQYVRPELVSDKHQLLIKDGRHPVVEKVLGHQEYIPNSVEMAEDEMILLITGPNMSGKSTYMRQLALTVLMAQMGCFVPAKQAVLPIFDRIFTRIGASDDLIAGQSTFMVEMMEANQALRYATPNSLILFDELGRGTATYDGMALAQAIIEYIHRHVQAKTLFSTHYHELTVLEKELPQLKNVHVGAVEKDGEVVFLHKMMDGPADKSYGIHVAKIAGLPSNLLERAADILHTLENGDNGHHTVPAEVEEKTKTAKQEQIKPPAEKVNQDHIQDRVKEENQQLSLFSELSENETEVIESLKQINLLEMTPMDALNTLYELQKQL, via the coding sequence ATGCCTCAAAAAACTAAAAATACTCCTATGATGGAACAATATCTAAGCATCAAGGCCCAATACCAAGATGCTTTTTTGTTCTATCGTTTAGGAGACTTTTATGAACTATTTTACGAAGATGCGATCAAAGCGTCACAGCTTTTGGAATTAACGTTGACGAGCAGAAATCGAAATGCAGAAGAACCTATTCCTATGTGCGGTGTACCTCACCATGCAGCACAAGGATATATCGATGCCTTGATTGAAAAAGGCTATAAAGTAGCGATTTGCGAGCAGGTAGAAGATCCAAAGACGACTAAAGGGATGGTCAAGCGCGAAGTGATCCAGCTAGTCACTCCTGGTACAGTCATGGACAGCAAAGGATTGTCGGCAAAAGACAACAATTTTTTAACAGCTGTAGTTAGTCAAGGAAATGAATTTGGCTTTGCTTATGCCGATTTAAGTACGGGAGAATTGAAGACGGCTCGGTTGCATGATGAAGAAGCTGTTTTAAATGAAGCCTCTGCATTGCAGACAAAAGAACTCGTATTAGGCAGTGAGATCACTGATACCCTTCGTGAACAGCTAAGCGGGCGTTTAGGGCTAGTCTTTTCTCAACAAAATGAGATGGAAGAAAACGCGGAATTTAGCTTTTTGACAAGCGAACTAGTCGATCCGCTGAAAAAAGAAGCAACCGGCAAACTATTGACTTATTTATCGGTGACACAAAAGCGGAGTTTAGCTCATATCCAAAAAGCAGTAGAATACCAACCAGATCATTTTTTGAAAATGGATTATTATTCAAAATTCAACCTAGAATTAAGCCAATCTATTCGGACTGGGAAAAAGCACGGCACTCTTCTATGGTTGTTAGATGAAACAAAAACAGCAATGGGTGGCCGTTTACTAAAACAATGGCTAGACCGTCCGCTTATCCAGGCAAAACAAATTAAAGCAAGACAAGAAATGGTCGCTTCTTTGTTAGACAGCTATTTTGAACGTATCGATTTGCAGTCAGCATTAACGAAAGTCTATGATCTGGAACGCCTAGCAGGTCGAGTAGCTTTCGGTAATGTCAATGGGCGAGACTTGATCCAGCTGAAAAATTCTTTAGAACAAGTGCCAATGATCAGAGGGTTGATTGAAGGAATCGATCAAGGTCAATGGCAAAGTCTGCTTTCAGAAATGCAGCCGATGGACCATCTCGTCCAATTGATCGACCAAGCTATCCAAGATGATCCGCCGTTACAAATAACGGAAGGAAACATCATCAAAGATGGATTCAATGAGCAGCTCGATATGTACCGTTCTGCTATGAGAAACGGAAAGAAATGGTTGGCAGAACTTGAAGCAAAAGAGCGTCAAGAAACAGGAATCAAAAACTTAAAAATCGGATTTAACCGCGTTTTCGGTTATTATATAGAAATCACAAAAGCAAATCTTGGAAATGCAGAACTGGAGAAGTATGAACGAAAACAAACTTTAGCAAATGCAGAGCGTTTCATCACACCAGAACTAAAAGAATTGGAGACACAAATCCTCGAAGCAGAAGAAAAATCTGTTGATTTAGAATATCAGTTGTTTTTAGCTGTGAGAGAAGAAGTCAAAAAGGCTATCCAGCCGCTACAAGTACTTGCAAAAGCAATCAGTGCAGTAGATGTGCTACAAAGTTTTGCAACGATCAGCGAACGCTATCAGTATGTTCGGCCAGAACTTGTCAGTGACAAGCATCAGCTTCTGATCAAAGACGGACGACATCCTGTAGTAGAAAAAGTATTAGGACATCAGGAATATATCCCTAACAGCGTAGAAATGGCAGAAGACGAAATGATCTTGCTGATTACAGGACCGAATATGTCTGGTAAAAGTACGTATATGCGACAGTTGGCATTAACTGTTCTGATGGCGCAAATGGGCTGTTTCGTTCCGGCAAAACAAGCAGTTTTACCTATTTTTGATCGGATTTTTACCCGAATTGGTGCAAGTGACGACTTAATTGCTGGACAAAGTACTTTTATGGTAGAGATGATGGAAGCCAATCAAGCCCTGCGTTATGCTACGCCAAACAGTTTGATTTTGTTTGACGAACTAGGGCGAGGAACAGCAACCTATGACGGAATGGCGTTGGCCCAAGCAATCATCGAATATATCCATCGTCATGTACAAGCAAAAACACTCTTTTCTACTCATTATCATGAACTGACGGTACTTGAGAAAGAACTTCCGCAGCTTAAAAATGTCCATGTTGGAGCCGTTGAAAAAGACGGAGAAGTTGTCTTCTTGCATAAAATGATGGATGGACCTGCGGATAAAAGCTACGGCATACATGTGGCAAAGATCGCAGGATTGCCTTCCAATCTACTAGAACGAGCAGCAGATATCCTGCATACGCTAGAAAATGGCGATAACGGACACCATACTGTTCCAGCTGAAGTAGAAGAGAAAACTAAAACAGCCAAACAGGAGCAAATAAAACCACCTGCAGAAAAAGTAAATCAAGACCATATACAAGACCGTGTAAAAGAAGAAAACCAACAGCTTTCTTTATTCAGTGAATTATCCGAAAATGAAACAGAAGTCATTGAATCACTGAAGCAAATAAATTTACTAGAAATGACGCCAATGGATGCACTAAACACATTATATGAATTACAAAAACAACTGTAG
- a CDS encoding YlbF family regulator — MIDRSWSRKRGSFLQQEPEIQKEVRKLTKLLRENETIIRYKELEEKIQQNQYLAELREKIKQAQKDAVHFAHYDKPAAEQEAIKQADQFMQEFDQHPLVVAYRKQLLEADDLLHHLTTMIQEEINGQIEEEKHASKN; from the coding sequence ATGATCGACCGTTCATGGAGTAGAAAGAGAGGCAGTTTTTTGCAGCAGGAGCCGGAAATTCAAAAAGAAGTAAGGAAACTGACAAAACTTTTAAGAGAGAATGAAACGATCATTCGCTACAAAGAACTTGAAGAAAAGATCCAGCAAAACCAGTATTTAGCTGAGTTGAGAGAAAAAATCAAACAAGCGCAAAAAGATGCTGTTCATTTTGCCCACTATGACAAACCAGCAGCAGAACAAGAAGCAATCAAACAAGCGGATCAATTCATGCAAGAATTTGATCAGCATCCGCTTGTTGTAGCTTATAGAAAACAGCTGTTGGAAGCAGATGATCTGCTTCATCATTTAACAACTATGATACAAGAAGAAATCAATGGACAAATAGAGGAGGAAAAACATGCCTCAAAAAACTAA